One genomic segment of Streptococcus salivarius includes these proteins:
- a CDS encoding YSIRK-type signal peptide-containing protein, with protein MFKERKTKPKYSIRKYSIGAASALIGFMALANGQAAQADEAQSISDLTDASNQAQTPQTASTAQLATSEPASVEPVQTSRPANIASVQPQVTTVQAAEQTPTIDQLVETSNPQTQEISANVLTNATEDQGQGKEYSTDGYGAKMPYTTHEAENASVENGATIQQSTDMESTAVEATNQTYVELPKKDAAVTFNVTEPANALNVRYTIPDGASGQLDVQVNGSSVGNLDLSSHSAWQYLKGDHEYDQAIDGSSARFRFDETRFLLKDIQLKSGDKISLVKKKDDNVPYGIDFIELEQAPAPVAQGENSISIVDKGASANDDSDDTAALLAAVEEAKASGKSVYIPEGRFNFDKQVNIEADNLKISGAGVWHTQLHFTSDKRYGGGIVFGHNSNGIELSNLYMDSNLTSRYNEDAQYKAISGTLGKDSKIHDIWVQHFEVGMWIGDYDQTGNMKYTDGLVVENARIRNNLADGINFAQGTKNSTVKNSNIRGNGDDGLAIWSSISDGTNAAAEENNKFLNNTIESGWRAAGIGIFGGKGHEISGNLIKDVFAGAGIRVNTVFAGHNFDLNDSGIKIHDNTILRSGTTNDLYNLHRGAIDFQQVRGTIKNVNVYDNKLLNTLADPVITKNFEMGDNGNGEIRLSNNTIDNKATIVGAVSAVSPTKTEPKPVNNPVSETSVSESPKSEVSSSAPVSETSNSEVISESSVSETPKSEEGSSTPVSEASTSEVISETSASETPKSEESSSTPVSEASTSEVVSETSASETPKSEAGSSTPVSEASTSEVISETSASETPKSEAGSSTPVSETSTSEVVSETSVSETPKSEESSSTPVSEASNSEVISETSVSETAKSEESSSTPVSEVSNSEVISETSVSETPKSEESSSTPVSEASNSEVISESSVSETPKSEGSSTAPASESPKNEETSVASSTSQVDVAITSDSPEKSPTSESTQKDPISEVSSEVIEKGSTSQVDVKVSESPTTARTSEVVSILPNSQVAYNNDLKTPVTSSQLASEAIRFNSLLNEKSVDVIASKVMAVMASETLASEAASLTSSEGVAKEISSDLSELAESKKDDTPKNVARIDKATEAKQVTKSSESQASTSKEKGKSDTTTVFFLVGVAAALSISTVYLTKQGKKAGK; from the coding sequence TTGTTTAAAGAAAGAAAAACGAAACCAAAGTACAGCATCCGTAAATATTCTATTGGCGCAGCATCAGCTTTGATTGGCTTTATGGCTCTTGCTAATGGGCAAGCTGCTCAGGCTGATGAGGCACAATCAATTAGTGATTTGACTGATGCCTCAAATCAAGCACAGACACCTCAAACAGCCTCAACGGCACAATTGGCGACTTCAGAGCCAGCATCAGTTGAGCCAGTACAAACGTCACGGCCTGCCAATATTGCTTCAGTTCAGCCTCAGGTAACAACTGTTCAAGCAGCTGAACAGACTCCGACTATTGATCAATTGGTTGAGACAAGCAACCCTCAAACTCAAGAAATTTCAGCAAATGTCTTAACCAATGCGACTGAGGACCAAGGTCAAGGCAAGGAGTACAGCACAGATGGTTACGGTGCAAAAATGCCTTATACGACTCATGAGGCAGAAAATGCAAGTGTTGAAAATGGTGCTACAATCCAGCAGTCAACGGACATGGAATCTACGGCTGTGGAAGCGACTAACCAAACTTATGTTGAACTTCCTAAAAAGGATGCGGCAGTTACTTTCAATGTCACTGAGCCAGCCAATGCTTTGAATGTGCGTTATACAATACCTGATGGTGCATCAGGTCAGTTGGATGTGCAGGTCAATGGTTCAAGCGTTGGTAATCTTGATTTGTCATCTCACTCAGCATGGCAGTACCTTAAAGGGGACCATGAGTATGATCAAGCCATTGATGGTTCAAGTGCACGTTTTCGTTTTGATGAGACACGTTTTCTCCTCAAGGATATCCAATTGAAATCTGGAGATAAGATTTCTCTAGTTAAGAAGAAAGATGACAATGTCCCTTACGGTATTGACTTTATTGAGCTTGAACAGGCTCCAGCGCCTGTTGCCCAAGGTGAAAATAGTATCAGTATCGTGGATAAGGGTGCATCTGCCAATGATGATAGTGATGACACTGCTGCCCTACTTGCGGCTGTGGAAGAAGCTAAAGCCAGCGGAAAATCTGTCTATATTCCAGAAGGACGTTTCAATTTTGATAAACAGGTTAATATCGAAGCTGATAATCTAAAAATCTCAGGTGCCGGTGTTTGGCATACACAACTACACTTTACAAGTGACAAACGCTATGGTGGTGGTATTGTCTTCGGTCATAATAGTAATGGCATTGAGTTGAGCAATCTTTACATGGATTCCAACTTGACGTCTCGTTATAACGAGGATGCACAGTACAAGGCTATTTCGGGAACACTTGGTAAGGATTCGAAAATTCACGACATCTGGGTTCAGCATTTTGAAGTCGGTATGTGGATTGGAGACTACGACCAGACGGGGAATATGAAGTATACGGACGGTCTTGTTGTTGAAAATGCTCGTATCCGTAATAACTTGGCTGATGGTATTAACTTTGCCCAAGGGACCAAGAATTCAACAGTTAAAAACTCTAATATCCGTGGGAATGGTGATGATGGTTTAGCTATCTGGTCAAGTATTTCAGATGGGACAAATGCAGCAGCTGAGGAAAATAATAAATTCCTTAACAATACCATTGAATCAGGCTGGCGTGCGGCTGGTATCGGTATTTTTGGTGGTAAGGGGCATGAAATTTCAGGAAACCTCATCAAGGACGTCTTTGCTGGAGCAGGTATCCGTGTAAACACTGTCTTTGCAGGTCACAATTTTGACCTCAATGATTCTGGAATTAAGATTCATGACAATACCATTCTACGTTCAGGGACAACTAATGACCTCTATAACCTCCATCGTGGTGCCATTGATTTCCAACAAGTTCGTGGAACAATCAAGAATGTCAATGTCTACGATAATAAACTATTGAATACCTTGGCTGATCCAGTGATTACCAAAAACTTTGAGATGGGTGACAATGGTAATGGAGAAATCCGTTTATCTAATAATACGATTGACAATAAGGCGACGATTGTTGGGGCTGTCTCAGCAGTTTCTCCAACAAAAACTGAACCAAAACCTGTCAATAATCCAGTCTCAGAGACTTCAGTTTCCGAGTCACCAAAGAGTGAGGTAAGTTCATCAGCCCCAGTTTCCGAGACTTCTAACAGTGAAGTGATCTCAGAGTCTTCAGTTTCAGAAACACCAAAGAGTGAAGAAGGTTCAAGCACTCCGGTTTCCGAAGCATCAACAAGTGAAGTAATTTCCGAGACATCAGCATCAGAAACACCAAAGAGTGAGGAAAGTTCAAGCACTCCAGTTTCTGAAGCATCAACTAGTGAAGTAGTTTCTGAAACTTCGGCATCAGAAACACCAAAGAGTGAAGCAGGTTCAAGCACTCCGGTTTCCGAAGCATCAACTAGTGAAGTAATTTCCGAGACCTCAGCATCAGAAACACCAAAGAGTGAGGCAGGTTCAAGCACTCCAGTTTCTGAAACATCAACTAGTGAAGTAGTTTCTGAGACTTCAGTTTCAGAAACACCAAAGAGTGAGGAAAGTTCAAGCACTCCAGTTTCTGAAGCATCTAACAGTGAAGTGATCTCAGAGACCTCAGTTTCAGAAACAGCTAAGAGTGAAGAAAGTTCAAGCACTCCAGTTTCTGAAGTATCAAACAGTGAAGTAATCTCAGAGACATCAGTTTCAGAAACACCAAAGAGTGAGGAAAGTTCAAGCACTCCAGTTTCTGAAGCTTCTAACAGTGAAGTGATCTCAGAGTCTTCAGTTTCAGAAACACCAAAGAGTGAGGGAAGCTCAACTGCTCCAGCCTCTGAGTCACCAAAGAATGAGGAAACTTCAGTAGCTTCATCTACTAGTCAGGTTGACGTAGCAATTACTTCTGACAGCCCAGAGAAATCTCCAACTTCAGAAAGTACACAAAAGGATCCGATTAGCGAGGTTTCTTCAGAAGTTATTGAAAAAGGTTCAACAAGTCAGGTTGATGTCAAGGTTTCTGAATCTCCAACAACAGCACGTACATCTGAAGTTGTCAGCATCTTGCCAAATAGTCAGGTCGCTTATAACAATGACCTAAAAACCCCTGTAACAAGCAGTCAGCTTGCCTCAGAAGCTATTCGCTTTAATTCTCTTTTGAATGAGAAGTCTGTGGATGTGATTGCAAGTAAAGTTATGGCGGTTATGGCCTCTGAAACATTAGCTTCAGAAGCGGCATCACTTACAAGCTCTGAAGGTGTTGCCAAAGAGATTAGCAGTGATTTGTCAGAATTGGCGGAAAGCAAGAAGGATGACACACCTAAGAATGTCGCCCGTATTGATAAAGCAACTGAGGCAAAACAGGTGACCAAGAGTTCTGAAAGCCAAGCTAGCACTTCAAAAGAAAAAGGTAAGTCTGATACGACAACGGTCTTCTTTCTTGTCGGAGTTGCTGCAGCACTAAGTATATCTACAGTTTATCTTACAAAACAAGGTAAAAAAGCAGGTAAATAA
- a CDS encoding Rpn family recombination-promoting nuclease/putative transposase, with translation MEKRHKHVSPTLDIMDKKIFSLPEVTVAFIRDILDLDVVDAQILEGTQFHKKDFDEDELFSTSVDVRAKLNDGTEVIIEIQVRKQHYFLNRFHYYLANQMVENVQQLRQQGQTHKMYEQMEPVYGIAILEKTLLPDEESPINTYWMANSRTGRPLNAYYKDGKQQNLLQIAFLELDKYNKDKHIRDEGRQWLEFFGNLPFSKAPSRAVTHADSLLDSSSWTQEEKAMIDERIRIQENYDMTMETAIDEAHEEGLERGRHEERLELIRKMLSKGLSLEVVSDVTGLSLEELEAMLS, from the coding sequence ATGGAAAAAAGACACAAGCATGTCTCACCAACCTTGGATATCATGGATAAGAAGATTTTTAGCCTGCCTGAGGTGACGGTGGCGTTTATTCGAGATATTTTGGATTTGGATGTTGTGGATGCGCAGATTTTGGAGGGGACACAGTTTCATAAGAAGGACTTTGACGAGGATGAGCTCTTTTCAACCTCGGTGGATGTTCGAGCCAAGTTGAATGATGGAACTGAGGTTATCATTGAGATTCAGGTGCGTAAGCAGCATTATTTTCTCAATCGTTTTCATTATTATTTGGCTAACCAGATGGTGGAAAATGTGCAACAATTACGCCAACAAGGGCAGACGCATAAGATGTATGAGCAGATGGAGCCGGTCTATGGTATAGCTATCTTGGAGAAGACCTTGTTGCCAGATGAGGAGTCCCCGATTAATACTTATTGGATGGCCAATAGTAGGACGGGGAGGCCTTTGAATGCTTACTATAAGGATGGGAAACAGCAGAACCTTCTTCAGATTGCCTTTTTAGAGTTGGATAAGTATAATAAAGATAAGCATATCAGGGATGAAGGGCGGCAGTGGCTAGAGTTCTTTGGAAATCTCCCATTTTCTAAGGCACCTAGCCGAGCGGTCACGCATGCCGATTCATTACTGGATTCATCCAGCTGGACACAGGAGGAAAAGGCGATGATTGATGAACGCATACGTATTCAAGAAAATTATGACATGACCATGGAAACAGCAATTGATGAAGCGCATGAAGAAGGCTTGGAACGAGGTCGTCATGAGGAGCGCTTAGAGTTGATTCGCAAGATGCTGTCAAAAGGTCTATCTCTAGAAGTAGTATCAGATGTGACTGGTCTGTCGCTTGAAGAATTAGAGGCAATGTTATCGTAA
- a CDS encoding type I restriction-modification system subunit M: MSETTQTSQSLYQALWNSADVLRSKMDANDYKSYLLGMVFYKYLSDKMLFFVAETMEEETESLEEALAVYRKYYEDEETYEDLLAVITDEMSYAIHPDLTFTALVERVNDGSFQLEDLAQGFRDIEQSDELYENLFEDIDLYSKKLGATPQKQNQTVAAVMKELAVLDVAGHAGDMLGDAYEYLIGQFATDSGKKAGEFYTPQPVAKLMTQIAFLGREDKQGFTLYDATMGSGSLLLNAKRYSRQPQTVVYFGQELNTSTYNLARMNMILHGVPIENQFLHNADTLDEDWPTQEPTNFDGVLMNPPYSAKWSASSGFMDDPRFSPFGKLAPKSKADFAFLLHGYYHLKQDNGVMAIVLPHGVLFRGNAEGTIRKALLEEGAIDTVIGLPANIFFNTSIPTTVIILKKNRTNRDVYFIDASKEFDKGKNQNIMTDAHIEKILNAYKSREDMDKFAHLASFEEIVENDYNLNIPRYVDTFEEEEVEPLTEIVAKINQTNATIESQTASLLDMLGQLHGTTPEADEELKAFVEAFKG, encoded by the coding sequence ATGTCAGAAACAACACAAACCTCTCAGTCGCTTTATCAAGCCCTGTGGAACTCAGCAGATGTGCTCCGCTCTAAGATGGATGCTAACGACTACAAGTCTTATCTCTTGGGCATGGTCTTTTACAAGTATTTGTCGGACAAGATGCTCTTTTTCGTGGCAGAGACCATGGAGGAGGAGACAGAAAGCTTGGAAGAGGCACTGGCAGTCTATCGTAAATACTATGAGGATGAGGAGACTTACGAGGACCTCTTGGCAGTTATTACTGATGAGATGAGTTATGCCATTCATCCTGACTTGACTTTTACGGCCTTGGTTGAGCGAGTGAATGATGGAAGCTTCCAGCTAGAGGACTTGGCTCAAGGATTCCGTGATATTGAGCAGAGTGACGAGCTTTATGAAAACCTTTTTGAAGACATCGACCTCTATTCTAAGAAACTTGGGGCGACTCCTCAAAAGCAGAACCAGACGGTTGCGGCTGTGATGAAAGAGTTGGCTGTCTTAGATGTGGCAGGTCATGCTGGTGACATGCTTGGTGATGCTTACGAGTACTTGATTGGTCAGTTTGCGACGGATTCGGGTAAAAAAGCTGGTGAGTTCTATACACCGCAACCTGTTGCCAAACTCATGACCCAGATTGCCTTTTTAGGACGTGAGGATAAGCAAGGCTTTACCCTTTACGATGCGACTATGGGGTCAGGATCGCTCTTGCTTAATGCCAAACGTTATTCACGTCAACCACAGACAGTGGTTTACTTTGGTCAAGAGTTGAATACCTCAACATATAATCTGGCACGTATGAACATGATTCTACATGGTGTGCCGATTGAAAATCAGTTTTTACATAACGCTGATACCTTGGATGAGGATTGGCCAACTCAAGAGCCAACTAACTTTGACGGTGTTCTCATGAACCCACCTTATTCAGCCAAGTGGTCTGCTAGCTCAGGATTCATGGATGACCCTCGATTCTCACCATTTGGGAAACTAGCTCCTAAGTCTAAGGCTGATTTTGCCTTCCTCTTGCATGGTTACTATCACTTGAAACAAGACAATGGTGTTATGGCCATCGTTCTACCTCATGGGGTGCTCTTCCGTGGTAATGCCGAAGGGACTATTCGTAAGGCTTTATTGGAAGAAGGTGCTATTGATACGGTTATTGGTCTACCTGCTAATATCTTTTTTAACACTAGTATTCCGACGACGGTTATCATTCTCAAAAAGAATCGCACCAATCGTGATGTTTACTTTATCGATGCCTCTAAGGAGTTTGATAAGGGGAAGAACCAGAATATCATGACAGATGCCCATATTGAGAAGATTCTCAATGCCTATAAGAGCCGTGAGGATATGGACAAGTTCGCCCATCTGGCTAGTTTTGAAGAGATTGTGGAAAATGACTACAACCTTAATATTCCTCGCTATGTGGATACCTTTGAGGAAGAAGAAGTGGAGCCCTTGACAGAGATTGTGGCTAAGATCAACCAAACCAATGCGACGATTGAGAGTCAGACAGCGTCCCTTCTTGACATGCTTGGCCAGCTTCATGGAACAACACCAGAAGCAGACGAAGAACTCAAGGCTTTTGTGGAAGCATTTAAGGGGTAA
- a CDS encoding restriction endonuclease subunit S — protein sequence MKKQSNTPQIRFHNYKELWECDRLKNIFRTIRNAFVGTATPYYVEKGHFYLESNNVKNGKINYNSQIFINDEFYEKQRDKWLKTNDIVMVQSGHVGHTAVIPKELNNTAAHALIVFTDYKKEVNPHFLNYQFQSSSKRKELDLISTGNTIKHILASEMKSFKMDFPTVEEQSAIGSLFRTLDELLSSYKDNLANYQSLKATMLSKMFPKAGQTVPEIRLDGFEGEWKIKRADEIFKSVSEKNRALLPVLSASQIDGMVLRDEIGIDIKYDEATLNNYKVVKPGQFVIHLRSFQGGFALSKLEGITSPAYTIIDFIDKKNHLSGFWNSILTSKEFIKRLETVTYGIRDGKSISFKDFSSLKFIFPNLEEQQAIGKYFTNLDNLITSYQEKISQLETLKKKLLQDMFI from the coding sequence ATGAAAAAACAAAGTAATACCCCGCAAATTAGATTTCACAATTATAAAGAATTATGGGAATGCGATAGATTAAAAAATATCTTCAGGACTATTAGAAATGCTTTTGTAGGGACAGCAACTCCTTATTATGTTGAAAAGGGTCATTTTTATCTAGAATCGAATAACGTTAAAAATGGTAAAATTAATTACAATTCTCAAATTTTTATTAATGATGAATTCTATGAAAAACAAAGAGATAAGTGGTTGAAAACGAATGACATCGTAATGGTACAATCTGGACATGTTGGTCACACAGCTGTTATTCCAAAAGAATTAAATAATACAGCAGCCCACGCATTGATAGTTTTTACTGATTACAAAAAAGAAGTAAATCCGCATTTTTTAAATTATCAATTTCAATCTAGTAGTAAGAGAAAAGAACTTGATTTAATTTCTACTGGTAATACTATCAAGCATATTTTAGCTTCAGAGATGAAAAGCTTTAAGATGGATTTTCCTACAGTTGAAGAACAATCCGCCATCGGCTCTCTATTTCGTACTCTCGATGAACTTCTATCTAGCTACAAGGACAATCTTGCTAACTACCAATCTCTCAAGGCGACCATGCTCTCTAAGATGTTTCCAAAAGCTGGACAGACTGTTCCTGAGATTCGGTTGGATGGATTTGAAGGTGAATGGAAAATAAAACGTGCAGATGAGATTTTTAAGTCAGTATCTGAGAAAAATAGAGCATTATTACCTGTGCTATCTGCATCTCAAATTGATGGTATGGTTTTGAGAGATGAAATAGGTATTGATATTAAGTATGATGAAGCTACTCTCAATAATTATAAGGTTGTCAAACCAGGTCAGTTTGTAATTCATTTACGTTCTTTTCAAGGAGGTTTTGCTTTATCTAAATTAGAAGGAATAACTTCACCTGCATATACAATTATAGATTTTATTGATAAAAAAAATCACTTATCTGGTTTTTGGAACTCGATTTTAACTTCGAAAGAGTTTATAAAACGGTTAGAGACAGTTACCTATGGAATTCGAGATGGGAAAAGTATCAGTTTTAAAGACTTTTCTAGCTTGAAATTTATATTTCCAAATCTTGAAGAACAACAAGCCATCGGCAAATACTTCACCAATCTCGATAACCTCATTACTTCCTATCAAGAAAAAATTTCGCAGCTAGAAACACTCAAAAAGAAACTCTTACAAGATATGTTTATTTAG
- a CDS encoding RNA-binding domain-containing protein — translation MELLHLGVEGEYWDFKEKPYFFEGQSDKDKNKKKGDLLHDIICMANNLSNRDAFIIMGIQDKPVKITGAKQFSNKWTQESYQDFLQNLTWAGDMIPIVEFRTIHNGELDVLIIKKSNRVPFYITKKCNKVRENQIYVRKGSKNTAIDSQAEIGDIEKLFEFRFGLTPYPKERVINYISDHGHWIEMKEDYETRSWYYEKFPEYTIELSRDPDNETLASPDYAYVQMNCKSSWQILRVKYHQTTLMEYTAHYVDETRGVVVAPRFSSIKIREDETLVSTKQYCYYFQECTEIKLMFLLQDLLRQGTLVLENHLALIPIYKNDEEKSKVENIINKNKEDFNFKMEHEILKSIISHGSELSEESEMIVRHDLAVTKVVKNILNEYRAKKVYEKTK, via the coding sequence ATGGAATTACTTCACCTAGGAGTGGAGGGGGAATATTGGGATTTTAAAGAAAAACCATATTTTTTCGAAGGTCAAAGTGATAAGGATAAGAATAAAAAGAAAGGTGACCTTCTCCATGATATAATTTGCATGGCAAATAATTTAAGTAACCGTGATGCATTTATTATCATGGGTATTCAAGATAAACCTGTTAAAATAACAGGAGCTAAGCAATTTTCGAATAAGTGGACACAAGAAAGTTATCAAGATTTTTTACAAAATTTAACTTGGGCTGGAGATATGATTCCGATAGTTGAATTCCGAACGATTCATAATGGAGAGTTAGATGTTTTAATTATAAAAAAATCAAATAGGGTTCCATTTTACATAACTAAAAAATGTAATAAGGTTCGAGAAAATCAAATTTATGTTCGAAAAGGTTCTAAGAACACTGCTATTGATAGTCAGGCAGAAATAGGTGATATTGAAAAACTATTCGAATTTAGATTTGGGTTAACACCTTATCCTAAAGAACGTGTGATTAATTATATAAGTGATCATGGTCATTGGATTGAGATGAAGGAAGATTATGAGACTCGTTCTTGGTACTATGAGAAATTTCCTGAATATACTATTGAATTATCTAGGGATCCTGATAATGAAACATTAGCAAGTCCTGACTATGCTTATGTTCAGATGAATTGTAAAAGTTCATGGCAAATTTTAAGAGTAAAATATCATCAAACTACCTTAATGGAATATACTGCTCACTATGTTGATGAGACAAGAGGTGTCGTGGTTGCTCCTAGATTTAGCTCCATAAAAATACGAGAAGATGAAACTTTAGTTTCTACAAAACAGTATTGTTATTATTTTCAAGAATGTACTGAAATCAAGTTGATGTTTCTGTTACAAGATTTGCTAAGACAAGGAACTTTAGTCTTAGAAAATCATTTGGCTTTAATACCTATATATAAAAACGATGAGGAGAAGTCAAAAGTTGAAAATATAATAAATAAAAATAAAGAAGATTTTAATTTTAAAATGGAACATGAAATACTAAAAAGTATTATTAGTCATGGAAGTGAATTATCAGAAGAGTCTGAAATGATTGTTAGACATGATCTAGCAGTAACCAAGGTTGTAAAAAATATCTTAAATGAATACAGGGCAAAGAAGGTATATGAAAAAACAAAGTAA
- a CDS encoding ATP-binding protein, translating into MKSNIKKLGVIVGVDGDISQVGMYHLSNDAEYLWYGDVLQGAKIGAYLTILQNNVKIIASVVTEKVADQQNTIRSTEFDNRFSKNSINRIVHLKTKGVIENGEFKVTSQYVPMIGNEVCITSKKDLELIYGINDAEPTISIGKSILEGQVVPLSINKIFASHIGVFGNTGSGKSNTLHKLFLELFRSEYQEKILEHSKFYVIDFNGEYTKIDSFGITGNHKKVFNVKTRSKTSKKIPITEEYLFDPDILSILFGATSATQVPFLRKAMKEWSEKEHTGEVIAKFVVGTLKKILTTGDAALSDSRDNWIKVAKSYIARDNWMIFNQVSSLSYYATSKAYFTQGEEHIYLNDKSDLTVQEEKKLQINKIRQNLAESFDSLDLIDRLKFFLEFQKVHYSTWKSTNIEHINPLFHRIDTALNSLKKVVEVKDSIEGDFSSLNIINLVHANQEITRLIPMLISKMIYDQQKARIAGNDVTCTSHLIIDEAHNILNAQNHSVGDTWQDYRLNIFEEIIKEGRKFGFYLTLSSQRPADISPTILSQVHNYFIHRLVNDNDLRMLVNTMPTLDKTSFNKIPSLGKGEVIITGNAIQVPVFVKVEKEKIIRPNSDDVILTQLWS; encoded by the coding sequence ATGAAGTCAAATATCAAAAAACTGGGTGTCATTGTTGGTGTTGATGGTGATATTTCTCAAGTTGGAATGTATCATTTATCTAATGATGCAGAATATTTATGGTATGGTGATGTGTTACAAGGAGCAAAAATCGGAGCATATCTAACAATTTTACAGAATAATGTAAAAATTATCGCTTCTGTTGTTACTGAAAAAGTTGCTGATCAACAAAATACAATTCGAAGTACAGAATTTGATAATCGTTTTTCAAAAAATTCGATAAATCGAATCGTTCATTTAAAAACTAAAGGCGTAATTGAAAATGGTGAATTCAAAGTCACAAGTCAGTATGTGCCAATGATTGGTAATGAGGTATGTATTACTTCGAAAAAGGATTTAGAATTAATATATGGGATTAATGATGCAGAGCCCACAATTTCTATTGGCAAGTCAATCTTGGAAGGTCAAGTTGTTCCTTTATCTATTAATAAAATTTTTGCTTCTCATATCGGTGTTTTTGGAAATACTGGTAGCGGTAAATCTAATACTTTGCACAAGTTATTTCTAGAACTATTCCGGTCAGAGTATCAAGAGAAAATTTTAGAGCATTCAAAATTCTATGTTATTGATTTTAATGGTGAATATACTAAAATTGATAGTTTTGGTATAACCGGTAACCATAAAAAAGTATTTAATGTTAAAACAAGGAGTAAAACATCAAAAAAAATCCCAATTACTGAAGAATACCTTTTTGATCCAGACATCCTTTCAATTTTATTTGGCGCTACTTCAGCAACTCAAGTTCCATTTCTGAGGAAAGCAATGAAAGAGTGGAGCGAAAAAGAACATACGGGAGAAGTTATTGCAAAATTTGTGGTTGGAACGTTGAAAAAAATTCTTACAACTGGAGACGCAGCATTGTCCGATTCAAGAGATAATTGGATCAAAGTAGCAAAGTCATACATAGCAAGAGATAATTGGATGATATTTAATCAAGTTTCTTCATTATCGTACTATGCAACATCAAAAGCTTATTTTACTCAGGGAGAAGAACACATTTATTTAAATGATAAGTCTGATTTAACTGTACAGGAAGAAAAAAAGTTACAAATAAATAAAATTAGGCAAAATCTTGCAGAGAGTTTTGATTCTTTGGACTTGATAGACAGACTAAAGTTCTTTTTAGAATTTCAAAAAGTTCACTATAGTACTTGGAAATCAACAAACATAGAACATATTAATCCTTTGTTTCATAGAATTGATACAGCTTTAAATAGTTTGAAGAAAGTTGTTGAAGTCAAAGACAGTATTGAAGGTGATTTTTCTAGTTTGAATATTATCAACCTAGTCCATGCTAATCAGGAGATTACTAGATTAATTCCTATGCTTATCTCTAAGATGATCTATGATCAACAGAAAGCGAGAATAGCAGGAAACGATGTTACATGTACCAGTCATTTGATTATTGATGAAGCACATAATATTTTAAATGCTCAAAACCATTCTGTAGGAGATACTTGGCAGGACTATAGATTGAATATTTTTGAGGAAATCATTAAAGAAGGGCGAAAATTTGGTTTCTACTTAACTTTATCTAGTCAACGACCTGCAGATATTTCACCTACTATTCTTTCACAGGTTCATAATTATTTCATCCATAGATTGGTTAATGATAATGATTTACGAATGCTGGTAAATACTATGCCTACCTTGGATAAAACATCCTTTAATAAAATTCCAAGTTTAGGTAAAGGAGAGGTTATAATTACTGGTAATGCTATCCAAGTACCAGTATTTGTAAAGGTAGAGAAAGAAAAAATAATTAGACCGAATAGTGATGACGTTATTTTGACTCAATTGTGGAGCTGA